Proteins encoded together in one Marinobacter sp. Arc7-DN-1 window:
- a CDS encoding ATP-binding protein, with amino-acid sequence MTNRTSLQKNLGIGLTLGVILLWLLGVTASGLVAQHEMNEVFDSALEETAQRILPLAVTDILNRETGTGNQRAPAMKDHDEYLTYLVRDDQGNLLLQSHDADPRVFGTLPGEGFSNTSTHRIYGASAVSDTIYIEVAEPLAHRREAALEAGLALLMPLIFLIPVSLLGVWWMVRLSLRKVVEFQQSIESRGAGDLSPVAGDRLPKEFEPIAVAVNRLLERLHRALEAERSFTANSAHELRTPLATALAKVQRLKTQVQSDQLKNNVAEIEEALRSLSMLSGKLLELAKAEGGGAISQSRHNLVPILAMIVADFEGQVPGRIILNLPESEVNSFLDPDAFAILVRNLIENALRHGSHKQPVEVSMVNDGTLRVCNGGNIVPPEQLALLRNRFARSKTDAAGSGLGLAIADAIATGAGLTLHLRSPATGRQDGFEAELNVAGAR; translated from the coding sequence ATGACCAATAGAACCAGCTTACAGAAAAACCTCGGCATCGGCCTCACACTCGGCGTCATCCTTCTCTGGCTGTTAGGCGTTACAGCTTCCGGACTCGTGGCACAGCACGAAATGAACGAGGTTTTCGACAGTGCTCTGGAAGAAACGGCCCAACGCATTCTGCCGCTGGCCGTTACCGATATCCTGAACCGGGAAACTGGCACCGGAAATCAACGGGCCCCCGCCATGAAAGACCATGACGAATACCTCACTTACCTGGTCCGGGACGACCAAGGCAACCTCCTGCTCCAGTCCCACGATGCCGACCCCCGGGTTTTTGGCACATTACCCGGGGAAGGGTTTTCAAACACGTCGACACACCGGATCTACGGAGCATCTGCCGTCAGTGACACCATCTACATTGAGGTGGCGGAACCCCTGGCTCACCGGCGCGAAGCTGCGTTGGAGGCGGGTCTGGCATTGCTGATGCCTCTGATTTTCCTGATTCCGGTCAGCCTTCTGGGTGTCTGGTGGATGGTCCGGCTTTCCCTGCGCAAGGTGGTCGAATTCCAGCAATCGATAGAATCCCGGGGCGCTGGAGATCTGTCCCCCGTTGCGGGCGATCGGTTACCAAAAGAATTTGAGCCGATCGCCGTTGCCGTCAACCGGTTGCTGGAACGATTGCACCGCGCTCTTGAGGCAGAACGGAGTTTTACGGCCAACAGCGCCCATGAATTGCGGACACCACTGGCAACTGCACTCGCCAAAGTGCAGCGACTGAAAACCCAGGTACAGAGTGATCAACTTAAGAATAATGTTGCCGAGATTGAGGAAGCTCTGCGCAGCCTGTCGATGCTGTCCGGAAAACTGCTCGAGCTGGCGAAAGCCGAAGGAGGGGGCGCAATATCGCAAAGTCGGCACAACCTTGTGCCAATACTGGCGATGATCGTTGCTGATTTTGAAGGTCAGGTACCGGGTCGAATCATCCTGAACCTGCCCGAGAGTGAAGTGAACTCCTTCCTTGATCCCGATGCCTTTGCCATCCTGGTGCGCAACCTGATTGAGAATGCCCTCAGGCATGGCTCCCATAAACAGCCTGTGGAGGTCAGCATGGTAAACGATGGCACGCTGAGAGTATGTAATGGCGGTAACATCGTGCCACCGGAACAGCTCGCCCTGTTACGGAACCGGTTTGCACGCTCAAAAACGGATGCGGCCGGTTCCGGCCTGGGCCTGGCCATTGCGGATGCTATTGCCACGGGTGCGGGCCTGACATTGCATTTGCGTTCGCCGGCAACAGGACGCCAGGACGGTTTTGAAGCGGAGCTTAATGTGGCAGGCGCCCGGTAA
- a CDS encoding response regulator transcription factor has protein sequence MRVLLVEDTAGLGEAVRDQIADDGHAVDWVQTLAFAEASVQTTAYDLILLDLMLPDGHGFGFLRKLRATGNTTPVIILTARDQVSDRIEGLNAGADDYLVKPFDLSELSARVAAVARRYRGNPSPRIRVGHLEVDLGDHRISRDGKPVELTAREWALFEGFIQRPGMLLSRSQLEDRLYAFGAEIESNTIEVYVSRLRKKLGRDAIITVRGMGYRLETHDQ, from the coding sequence ATGCGGGTACTGTTGGTTGAGGATACTGCAGGGCTTGGCGAGGCAGTGCGGGATCAGATCGCGGATGACGGCCACGCGGTAGACTGGGTGCAAACCCTGGCCTTTGCCGAAGCCAGTGTTCAGACCACGGCTTACGACCTGATTCTGCTCGACCTGATGCTTCCGGACGGCCATGGCTTCGGTTTCCTGAGGAAACTAAGGGCAACCGGAAACACGACTCCCGTAATCATCCTTACTGCCCGGGATCAGGTGTCAGACCGGATTGAAGGACTGAACGCCGGCGCCGACGACTATCTGGTAAAGCCCTTTGATCTTTCCGAGCTGTCGGCCCGTGTGGCAGCGGTAGCCCGTCGTTACCGGGGCAACCCGAGTCCACGGATACGCGTGGGTCATCTGGAGGTGGATCTTGGTGATCATCGCATCAGTCGCGACGGCAAACCGGTGGAGCTTACCGCTCGAGAGTGGGCACTGTTCGAGGGCTTCATCCAGCGACCTGGAATGTTATTATCACGGTCGCAGTTGGAGGATCGCCTTTACGCCTTCGGGGCAGAAATCGAAAGTAACACCATCGAGGTTTATGTCAGCCGTTTGCGTAAAAAACTGGGGCGGGACGCCATCATAACGGTCCGGGGCATGGGCTATCGCCTGGAAACACATGACCAATAG
- a CDS encoding PepSY domain-containing protein, translating to MKTKPVIISLALLFLSTPLLADDDCDDPVANWQPRENLRQKLEAEGWTVYRIKVDDGCYEVKGRDPEGNRAEASFGPASLILMDMEREEEDDDDDDDSDGDYRTKARDGGQGTGETPVPRNGIVKGRPSVTVE from the coding sequence ATGAAGACCAAACCCGTGATTATATCCCTCGCTCTACTATTTCTGAGTACGCCTCTGCTGGCTGACGATGACTGTGATGACCCGGTGGCCAATTGGCAGCCCCGGGAAAACCTGCGCCAGAAACTGGAAGCCGAGGGCTGGACGGTATACCGCATCAAGGTGGATGACGGCTGTTATGAGGTAAAGGGCCGTGACCCGGAGGGTAACCGGGCGGAGGCCTCTTTCGGACCCGCCTCCCTGATATTGATGGACATGGAGCGAGAGGAAGAGGACGACGATGACGATGATGACAGCGATGGAGATTACCGGACAAAGGCACGTGACGGCGGCCAGGGCACTGGCGAGACGCCGGTTCCGCGAAATGGCATCGTCAAGGGTCGCCCGAGTGTGACGGTCGAATAA
- a CDS encoding DUF2271 domain-containing protein, whose protein sequence is MKKIFFALALAIAIALPALAQAREVTFTTELLDYGGDGAYLALYLTDASGKYQGTLWVAGKKSKYYKHLSGWARGSGLNPAEYDGLTGASITSGRTLKITLNLDDALIDKGYEIRIDTAVEDMRDNRADVAVPLTTEGSGKPVTGRGYVRSFRYDF, encoded by the coding sequence ATGAAAAAGATCTTTTTTGCTCTGGCCCTGGCTATAGCCATTGCTTTACCCGCTCTTGCACAGGCTCGTGAAGTGACCTTTACGACCGAGTTACTCGACTACGGTGGCGATGGCGCCTACCTGGCGCTTTACCTTACGGATGCTTCCGGCAAATATCAGGGGACTCTCTGGGTTGCGGGGAAAAAATCCAAATACTACAAGCACCTGAGTGGCTGGGCCCGTGGCAGCGGGTTGAATCCGGCTGAGTACGATGGCCTGACCGGAGCCAGTATAACCAGCGGGCGCACCCTGAAAATCACCCTGAACCTGGACGATGCGCTGATCGACAAGGGCTATGAGATCCGTATCGACACCGCCGTTGAAGATATGCGGGACAACCGGGCGGATGTCGCCGTACCACTGACCACTGAAGGTTCCGGCAAGCCGGTCACCGGGCGTGGTTATGTTCGCTCATTCCGCTACGATTTTTAA
- a CDS encoding PepSY domain-containing protein has product MLRQLHGLPGLLVALFLVTLAVTGAVLALAPAMDRAAAVIPAAGEVSVAELAGRVVAHYPGTEQIVRGPSGGVVVYYNRDGRPGADLVNPLTGEGIAPYEPSAFFIWIRDLHRSFLLDDAGRGLAGVMAAVMLLLCISGILLLVRRTGGWQALLRPFAGSGGKRIHSELARFAVLGLLLSALTGSYMSAQRFGLLPETPETGPTFPAEVSGGKPAPVATLGALSEVDLSEFRELVFPYPDDPQDVYSLTTSGGSGFVDQATGELLKYQPRSGGSVFQQWMISLHTGEGLWWLGLILGAAALTVPVLSVTGISIWWRRRRSSGQIPDNADVSQAEAIILVGSEGNTTRGFARELHGSLNKAGFRVHCGEMNALADHYPQASLLFVLTSTYGDGDAPASARRFMARLSDFRGEKTLKYAVLGFGDSQFPNFCQFALDVDGALASKGLSQLQTIELIDRCSATQFSEWGDKVGELIGTPLSLSHDPLPPPTVKLELVERADYGLAVQAPTSILRFRAAEPGRGRWPKFLFRGRKILPPFDAGDLLGVMPPHGQAARFYSLASSASDGILEICVRKQPGGLCSGYLHELRPGDCIDGFIRHNPGFRPATGNTPIILIGAGAGIGPLTGFIRKNTERHPMYLYWGGRSSQSDFLYQPELGRYLEDHRLTALNTAFSRSDERVYVQDKLRQDQIAVRQMVEKGAQILVCGGRDMAAGVMQVIEDILEPLRTDVETLRAEGRYLEDVY; this is encoded by the coding sequence ATGTTGCGACAATTGCACGGTTTACCGGGTCTGCTAGTGGCGTTGTTCCTGGTGACGCTTGCCGTCACCGGGGCGGTACTGGCCCTGGCGCCCGCCATGGACAGGGCGGCAGCTGTGATCCCGGCTGCTGGCGAGGTAAGCGTGGCGGAGCTGGCAGGACGGGTCGTGGCCCATTACCCGGGAACCGAACAGATTGTGCGTGGCCCTTCAGGTGGAGTAGTCGTTTATTACAACCGTGACGGCCGGCCCGGGGCGGATCTGGTTAATCCCTTGACTGGCGAAGGCATTGCGCCCTATGAGCCATCGGCCTTTTTTATCTGGATCAGGGACCTGCATCGCTCGTTTCTGCTGGATGACGCGGGCCGGGGGCTGGCCGGGGTGATGGCCGCCGTGATGCTACTTCTCTGCATCTCCGGAATTCTGCTGCTGGTCCGTCGGACCGGCGGCTGGCAGGCATTGTTACGGCCATTCGCCGGTTCCGGCGGCAAACGGATTCATTCCGAACTGGCCCGGTTTGCCGTTCTCGGGTTGCTGCTGTCGGCATTGACCGGCAGTTATATGTCGGCACAGCGCTTTGGTTTGCTGCCGGAAACTCCCGAAACCGGGCCGACTTTCCCTGCTGAGGTCTCTGGTGGAAAACCGGCTCCGGTGGCAACGCTGGGCGCCCTCTCGGAGGTGGACCTCAGCGAATTTCGGGAACTGGTGTTTCCCTATCCTGATGACCCGCAGGATGTCTATTCACTGACCACCAGCGGCGGTTCCGGGTTTGTTGATCAGGCGACCGGTGAGCTGCTGAAGTACCAGCCCCGCTCTGGCGGTAGCGTGTTCCAGCAGTGGATGATCAGTTTGCATACCGGCGAGGGCCTGTGGTGGCTGGGTTTGATTCTCGGAGCTGCGGCGCTGACCGTGCCGGTGCTCTCGGTGACAGGGATAAGCATCTGGTGGCGACGTCGCCGGTCGTCAGGGCAGATTCCGGACAATGCCGATGTCTCTCAGGCTGAAGCTATTATCCTCGTCGGTTCCGAAGGTAATACTACCAGGGGATTTGCCCGGGAACTCCATGGCAGCCTGAACAAGGCAGGTTTTCGCGTGCATTGCGGCGAGATGAACGCATTGGCTGACCATTATCCGCAGGCCTCCCTGCTTTTTGTACTGACCTCGACCTATGGCGACGGCGACGCGCCGGCGTCCGCTCGCCGGTTCATGGCCAGACTCAGTGATTTCAGGGGCGAGAAGACACTGAAATATGCCGTTCTGGGCTTTGGTGACAGCCAGTTTCCGAATTTCTGTCAGTTTGCCTTGGACGTGGATGGGGCGCTCGCCAGTAAAGGCCTGAGCCAATTGCAGACCATTGAGCTGATTGATCGGTGTTCCGCCACGCAATTCAGCGAATGGGGAGACAAGGTCGGTGAGCTTATCGGGACTCCGCTTTCGCTGAGCCACGATCCGTTGCCGCCGCCCACGGTAAAGCTGGAACTAGTGGAGCGGGCGGATTACGGGCTCGCCGTGCAGGCACCGACCAGCATCCTTCGTTTCAGGGCGGCAGAGCCGGGTCGGGGCCGGTGGCCGAAGTTTCTCTTCCGAGGCCGCAAAATTCTGCCACCATTTGACGCGGGCGACCTGCTTGGTGTCATGCCTCCGCATGGCCAGGCCGCGCGATTTTACTCTTTGGCATCCTCTGCCAGTGACGGGATTCTGGAGATATGCGTACGCAAACAACCTGGTGGTCTTTGCTCCGGATATTTACACGAGCTCAGGCCTGGGGATTGTATCGATGGCTTTATCCGCCATAACCCTGGCTTTCGGCCAGCGACTGGCAACACCCCGATTATTCTGATTGGTGCCGGTGCAGGGATTGGCCCACTAACCGGTTTTATCCGGAAAAATACCGAACGTCATCCTATGTATCTTTATTGGGGTGGGCGCAGTTCGCAGTCGGATTTTCTGTATCAACCCGAGCTGGGGCGCTACCTTGAAGACCATCGGCTGACGGCCCTGAATACGGCGTTCTCTCGATCTGACGAGCGTGTCTATGTTCAGGATAAGCTCAGGCAGGATCAGATCGCTGTGCGTCAGATGGTTGAAAAGGGGGCTCAGATCCTGGTCTGTGGTGGCCGGGATATGGCAGCAGGGGTAATGCAGGTCATTGAAGACATTCTCGAGCCATTGCGCACCGATGTGGAAACTCTCAGAGCCGAGGGGCGGTATCTGGAGGATGTCTACTGA
- a CDS encoding COG3014 family protein, with protein sequence MMLNSRLPSRFLNLSIAMILLPGIVGCSAFQQRDRMATFNSAYDRGNYQSAANAMALPTKKEDSGQNGRSGDRVLELLHLGEAYRLAGDYDAAISAFDQAESGMKYLDTQTVASSAMGKVASVLVNESSRDYRALMSEAILVNTYKGLSFLAKGNSDFARVEFNRADDRTRRAVDYFSEDIRAQREAVQSGPTNAASVRRNAESREFRSVLEDRYGDPAGWAVYADYIVPVSTYLHGLYFLAAGNGQSDIDRAVSSFERVARMTPGNPTLAVDARLAQSLAAGKLRREELPPMVWVLYENGLGPVLEEVRFDVPLIVTPRDRPSLIFAAIALPRYKDRRAVPGNLIASSGDGPSVNTDTMAQMGRVIRTEMQARFPGILTRAISAAVVKGVMQYQATEQLGAVGQIGSIIYTLATTQADLRGWQALPDHWEVARLERPADGNLTLKDSQQGLLGRIKVPDQPFTLIYVKRPTMVSPATVMLLDLQGNNPGQRLVLPAPSNQTSAPL encoded by the coding sequence ATGATGTTGAACAGCCGATTGCCAAGCCGTTTTTTGAACCTCTCCATAGCAATGATCCTCCTGCCGGGCATTGTGGGCTGTTCCGCCTTCCAGCAGCGTGACCGGATGGCAACCTTTAATAGCGCATACGATCGGGGTAATTATCAGTCTGCCGCCAACGCCATGGCATTGCCGACGAAAAAGGAAGACAGCGGGCAGAATGGCCGTTCCGGCGATAGGGTACTGGAACTGCTGCACCTGGGCGAAGCCTACCGCCTGGCGGGCGATTACGATGCCGCCATCAGCGCCTTTGACCAGGCGGAGTCTGGCATGAAGTACCTGGATACCCAAACGGTGGCTTCTTCCGCTATGGGAAAGGTCGCCTCGGTACTGGTTAACGAATCATCGCGGGATTACCGGGCGCTGATGTCTGAGGCCATTCTGGTGAATACCTACAAGGGGCTGTCCTTTCTGGCAAAGGGCAACAGCGACTTTGCCCGGGTAGAATTCAACCGGGCCGATGACCGGACCCGGCGTGCGGTGGATTATTTTTCCGAAGATATTCGGGCCCAGCGCGAGGCGGTACAGTCCGGGCCCACTAATGCCGCCTCAGTGCGCCGCAACGCTGAAAGCAGGGAATTCCGCTCAGTGCTGGAGGACCGCTACGGTGATCCGGCGGGTTGGGCTGTGTATGCCGATTATATCGTGCCGGTCAGTACCTACCTGCACGGCCTGTATTTTCTCGCTGCGGGTAACGGCCAGTCGGATATTGATCGAGCGGTCAGTTCCTTCGAGCGGGTTGCCCGTATGACGCCGGGCAATCCAACGCTGGCGGTTGATGCCCGACTGGCTCAGTCACTGGCTGCAGGCAAGCTCCGGCGGGAAGAGTTGCCGCCCATGGTCTGGGTGCTCTACGAAAACGGCCTGGGGCCGGTACTCGAGGAAGTTCGCTTTGACGTACCGCTCATTGTGACTCCCCGGGATCGACCATCACTGATTTTCGCCGCCATCGCGCTCCCGCGCTACAAAGACCGCCGCGCTGTGCCCGGCAACCTGATTGCCAGTTCCGGTGACGGCCCGTCAGTGAACACGGACACCATGGCCCAGATGGGCAGGGTCATTCGTACGGAAATGCAGGCGCGCTTCCCCGGCATCCTGACCCGCGCAATTTCAGCGGCCGTGGTAAAGGGAGTCATGCAGTATCAGGCCACCGAACAACTGGGCGCTGTTGGCCAGATTGGCTCAATTATCTACACCCTGGCCACCACCCAGGCCGACCTGCGGGGCTGGCAGGCCCTGCCGGATCACTGGGAGGTTGCCCGGCTTGAGCGACCGGCCGACGGCAACCTCACCCTGAAAGACAGCCAGCAGGGGTTGCTGGGCCGGATAAAGGTGCCGGATCAACCGTTCACGCTGATTTACGTCAAACGGCCTACCATGGTCAGCCCGGCTACGGTAATGTTACTGGATCTGCAAGGGAACAATCCCGGACAACGCCTGGTGCTGCCAGCCCCCTCGAACCAGACGTCCGCACCTTTATAG
- a CDS encoding YcfL family protein, with amino-acid sequence MSRMMQLAVLILVTSLLGACAPIQPEREVVQRDDLRVDPEIGGFVTVTELLEKRIDMPGGGDLLKIQFAVQAYQDTLMEWAVTWFDAEGMVVPGVGEGYRPARVLPNQTRFFTATAPHEKVVSYQLHLREDREP; translated from the coding sequence ATGTCCAGAATGATGCAGTTAGCCGTTCTGATACTCGTGACCAGTTTGCTGGGCGCCTGCGCGCCCATACAGCCGGAAAGGGAAGTCGTGCAGCGCGACGATCTCCGGGTCGATCCTGAGATCGGGGGCTTTGTGACGGTGACAGAGTTGCTCGAAAAGCGGATCGACATGCCGGGCGGCGGCGATCTGCTCAAAATCCAGTTCGCGGTGCAGGCGTATCAGGACACGCTGATGGAATGGGCTGTCACCTGGTTTGATGCAGAGGGCATGGTCGTGCCCGGTGTCGGTGAAGGGTATCGTCCCGCCCGCGTGCTCCCGAACCAGACCCGCTTCTTTACGGCGACAGCGCCACATGAAAAGGTCGTCAGCTACCAACTTCACTTACGTGAGGACCGCGAACCCTGA
- the lpoB gene encoding penicillin-binding protein activator LpoB produces the protein MNKWVPVVLCSTLLAACATPTRYIDPAADDGAVAMTMDYRDFERAADAALQDLLSSGAVDNPSGDRYVMAVSRIVNDTMQRIDTDQLVKKIRVGLLRSGKVITTTAVGVDGAEDAMNEKARELRNSEEFDQSGVQKKGTLKAPDLSLSGKIIQRNHKVKDEQQVEYYFQLSLTDLQNGLAIWENETPIIKRGSDKGVAW, from the coding sequence ATGAATAAATGGGTGCCCGTCGTTTTGTGTTCAACACTCCTGGCCGCCTGCGCGACCCCAACACGTTACATCGACCCGGCAGCCGATGATGGCGCGGTTGCCATGACTATGGACTACCGCGACTTTGAGCGGGCCGCCGATGCCGCGTTGCAGGACCTGCTCTCCAGCGGCGCCGTTGACAACCCCAGCGGCGATCGCTACGTGATGGCCGTGAGCCGGATCGTCAACGACACCATGCAGCGCATCGATACGGATCAACTGGTGAAAAAGATCCGGGTGGGGCTGCTGCGCTCCGGCAAAGTCATCACAACCACCGCCGTCGGCGTTGATGGCGCCGAAGACGCCATGAATGAAAAGGCCCGTGAACTGCGCAATTCCGAGGAATTCGACCAGTCCGGCGTGCAGAAAAAGGGCACGTTAAAAGCGCCGGACCTGAGCCTGTCCGGCAAGATCATCCAGCGCAATCATAAAGTGAAAGACGAACAACAGGTGGAATACTACTTCCAGCTCAGCCTCACCGACCTCCAGAATGGCCTGGCCATCTGGGAAAATGAAACGCCGATTATCAAGAGGGGGTCGGATAAGGGCGTGGCCTGGTGA
- a CDS encoding SDR family NAD(P)-dependent oxidoreductase: protein MATTDKPIAVVIGAGDHLGSAIARRFAREGFHLVITRRRGDLDGLRAEITALGSSATAIHSDARDEAQVSELIDQVEAELGPIRVAVFNVGGNVRFDICETTTRVYRKVWEMCALAGFLVGREVAKKMLARNEGTILFTGASASLRGGRGFAAFAGGKHALRALAQSMARELGPQGIHVAHVVVDGLIRNEATAEFLPDLYASKGDGGIVEPDDLAEIYWQLHRQPRSAWTFEQDARPFSESW, encoded by the coding sequence ATGGCTACCACAGACAAGCCAATCGCAGTGGTGATCGGGGCCGGCGACCATCTCGGGTCGGCCATAGCCCGGCGTTTTGCGCGGGAAGGCTTTCATCTTGTAATCACCCGTCGCCGGGGCGATCTGGATGGACTGAGGGCCGAAATCACTGCGCTGGGCTCCAGTGCGACGGCGATTCACTCCGATGCCCGTGACGAGGCACAGGTCAGCGAACTGATCGATCAGGTGGAAGCCGAGCTGGGTCCCATTCGGGTTGCCGTGTTCAATGTGGGTGGAAACGTCCGGTTCGACATCTGCGAGACCACCACCCGGGTTTACCGGAAAGTCTGGGAAATGTGTGCGCTGGCAGGGTTTCTGGTCGGGCGGGAAGTGGCGAAAAAGATGCTGGCTCGCAACGAAGGCACTATCCTGTTCACCGGTGCATCGGCCAGCCTCAGAGGTGGCCGTGGCTTTGCGGCCTTTGCCGGTGGCAAACATGCCTTGAGGGCCCTGGCCCAAAGTATGGCCAGGGAGCTGGGGCCACAGGGTATCCATGTCGCCCACGTGGTTGTTGACGGGCTCATCCGCAACGAGGCAACCGCTGAATTTCTGCCTGACCTTTATGCCAGCAAGGGAGATGGGGGCATCGTTGAGCCGGACGACCTCGCGGAAATCTACTGGCAGCTCCATAGGCAGCCTCGCTCCGCCTGGACCTTCGAGCAGGATGCCCGTCCTTTCTCGGAATCCTGGTAG
- a CDS encoding urea carboxylase-associated family protein: MSDVAAAYRANKGSVLDVDKAFYDTLTDASTKRELVATYTVPVRDGLAWKVPAGHVFRVKIIDGSQVGDFNMWSLHNPRERMWASRTRQLQRAHVSNYDRLWSTLPYLRPMATIIDDTLANYGVDSEGGRVHDLLGTRCDPYVNRLLTGEDFDFHCHSNLVRAVEPFGLTEFDVHDVLNIFQCTGLNKDDQYFMKACPARKGDYLEFFAEIDLLCAMSCCPGGDLSVDLWGENAKDPLQTCHPLGVEVYRVKPELLRNWASPDYAPYKGKHGRQNPSVDWAAIKKQG; encoded by the coding sequence ATGTCTGACGTTGCTGCAGCGTACCGGGCAAACAAAGGCTCCGTACTGGATGTCGATAAAGCGTTCTACGACACCTTGACTGATGCCAGCACGAAACGTGAACTGGTGGCCACGTACACGGTTCCCGTGAGAGATGGTCTTGCATGGAAGGTGCCCGCGGGCCATGTGTTTCGGGTAAAGATTATCGATGGGTCGCAGGTTGGCGACTTCAATATGTGGAGCCTGCATAACCCACGGGAGCGGATGTGGGCGTCCCGTACCCGGCAGTTGCAGCGGGCTCATGTCAGCAACTATGACCGGCTATGGTCTACCCTGCCGTACCTGCGACCGATGGCGACCATTATTGACGATACGCTCGCGAATTACGGGGTAGATAGTGAAGGTGGTCGGGTTCATGATCTGTTGGGGACGCGGTGCGACCCGTATGTGAATCGCCTGCTGACTGGCGAGGATTTTGACTTCCACTGTCATTCAAATCTGGTGCGAGCCGTGGAGCCGTTCGGGCTGACGGAATTTGATGTCCACGATGTTCTGAACATCTTCCAGTGCACCGGTCTTAACAAGGATGATCAGTACTTCATGAAAGCCTGCCCGGCGCGAAAAGGGGACTATCTTGAGTTTTTCGCCGAGATTGACTTGCTGTGTGCGATGTCCTGTTGTCCGGGCGGAGATCTCTCGGTGGATCTCTGGGGCGAAAACGCCAAGGATCCCCTACAAACCTGTCATCCGCTGGGGGTGGAGGTTTATCGGGTCAAGCCGGAGCTTCTGAGGAACTGGGCGTCCCCGGACTATGCTCCTTACAAAGGGAAGCATGGGCGCCAGAACCCCAGCGTGGATTGGGCGGCCATCAAGAAACAGGGTTAG
- a CDS encoding NADPH-dependent FMN reductase → MALKLHTIICSTRPGRVGPSIAKWFNEFANADGRFESKLIDLADFQLPIYNEPNHPRLQKYEHDHTKAWSKSVDEADAYVYVIPEYNYCPPSSFTNALDYVYNEWNYKPCGFVSYGGVSGGLRSAQLAKQLVTTLKMMPMMEGVMVQMPWNLLDENKVFQANEHHETSGKAMLEELEKWAQALQAIRQG, encoded by the coding sequence ATGGCACTCAAACTTCATACAATCATCTGCAGTACCCGCCCCGGAAGGGTTGGACCATCTATCGCCAAATGGTTCAATGAGTTCGCCAATGCCGACGGGCGCTTTGAGTCCAAACTGATCGACCTGGCGGACTTCCAACTACCGATCTACAACGAACCCAATCATCCGCGCCTACAAAAATACGAGCACGATCATACCAAGGCTTGGTCAAAAAGCGTCGATGAAGCGGACGCCTACGTTTACGTTATCCCTGAGTACAACTATTGCCCACCCTCCTCGTTCACAAACGCACTGGATTACGTTTACAACGAGTGGAATTACAAACCGTGCGGATTCGTGAGTTACGGTGGCGTATCAGGAGGCCTGCGTTCTGCACAACTTGCAAAACAGCTGGTAACAACCTTGAAGATGATGCCGATGATGGAGGGAGTGATGGTACAGATGCCCTGGAATTTGCTGGATGAGAATAAAGTGTTCCAGGCAAATGAGCACCATGAGACTTCTGGGAAAGCGATGCTTGAGGAACTGGAAAAATGGGCCCAGGCCTTACAGGCGATCCGTCAGGGGTGA
- a CDS encoding amidohydrolase family protein, translated as MSAIDVWSQVMTERMAREPWLEPLLKWTKQTGAPVVPTVESTIQVMDEASVEISILSAWHGPTGSLISNQEVSDQIDQAPDRFRGLVSVNLNEPMQAVRDIRRWVDKERFVGVRVVPWLWDLPPNDRRYYPIYAACVDLGVPFCTQVGHTGPLLRSETGRPIPYLEDVLLDFPELVVVGGHVGFPWIDELISLTIKFPNFHVDTSAYAVHRLPPNFIEYMKTIGSKRVMFGTNWPMLSPAQCLKHLESLALSEEQKNAFLSGNARRVFSL; from the coding sequence ATGAGTGCAATTGATGTGTGGTCACAAGTAATGACCGAGCGCATGGCAAGAGAGCCCTGGTTAGAGCCTCTGTTGAAGTGGACCAAGCAGACCGGTGCGCCAGTGGTTCCCACAGTGGAATCGACCATTCAGGTAATGGATGAGGCGAGTGTTGAGATATCAATTCTGTCGGCGTGGCATGGTCCGACGGGATCACTGATAAGCAATCAGGAGGTCTCAGACCAGATCGATCAGGCGCCAGACAGGTTTCGTGGCCTGGTGTCAGTTAACCTCAATGAGCCGATGCAGGCCGTAAGAGACATCCGCAGGTGGGTTGATAAGGAGAGGTTTGTTGGCGTCAGAGTCGTGCCCTGGCTCTGGGATTTGCCACCCAATGATCGCCGGTATTACCCGATATACGCGGCCTGCGTTGATCTTGGCGTTCCATTCTGTACCCAGGTTGGCCACACAGGACCACTTTTGCGTTCGGAAACCGGAAGGCCAATCCCCTACCTCGAGGATGTCTTGCTGGATTTTCCAGAGTTGGTTGTGGTTGGAGGCCATGTGGGGTTTCCCTGGATCGACGAACTTATATCTCTAACGATCAAGTTCCCCAACTTCCACGTTGACACTTCTGCCTATGCGGTTCACCGACTACCGCCAAATTTCATCGAGTACATGAAAACGATTGGCTCGAAACGTGTCATGTTCGGAACCAACTGGCCAATGCTCTCGCCAGCGCAGTGTCTGAAGCATCTGGAAAGCCTGGCGTTATCGGAGGAACAAAAAAACGCCTTTTTGTCTGGAAATGCTCGACGGGTCTTCAGTCTATGA